A section of the Anabaena cylindrica PCC 7122 genome encodes:
- a CDS encoding 2-succinylbenzoate--CoA ligase, with the protein MEQPLEYLQKIKNHDWLIGYDSQDFQQIATELYSELTQLSTKSTPPKIILAEREPVRFLASFIAACAAKCPVFLCNPDWGKNEWEQVIDLVKPDIVWGLDNINLQPPIINHQSPITNAIMIPTGGSSGKIKFAIHTWETLTASVQGFTEYFQLKTVNSFCVLPLYHVSGLMQFMRSFTTGGKLVITPFKEVEFSQIPNINPAEFFISLVPTQLQRLLQNPQLTQWLTQYHTVLLGGAPAWGELLEKAKFHHIRLAPTYGMTETASQIATLKPDEFLNGKTNSGKILPHAKITISNQTGNINIQAKSLALGYYPELWKNTDNFAVDDIGFLDSQGYLHIIGRSSDKIITGGENIYPAEIESAIRKTNMVIDVCVIGIPDKHWGQVLTAIYIPKNPNTSILEIQTQLKNQLGKFKIPKHWISLPNLPRNGQGKINCQQLQKIAEDFLANNNLALPSL; encoded by the coding sequence GTGGAACAACCTTTAGAATATTTACAAAAAATCAAAAATCATGATTGGCTAATTGGTTATGATAGCCAAGATTTCCAGCAAATAGCAACAGAATTATATTCAGAATTAACTCAATTATCAACAAAGAGTACACCACCAAAAATTATTCTAGCTGAACGTGAACCAGTGCGATTTTTAGCCAGTTTTATTGCCGCTTGTGCAGCCAAATGTCCAGTTTTTCTGTGTAATCCTGACTGGGGAAAAAATGAATGGGAACAAGTTATTGATTTAGTAAAACCGGATATAGTTTGGGGACTAGATAATATTAATTTACAACCACCAATTATCAATCACCAATCGCCAATCACCAATGCTATTATGATTCCTACTGGTGGTTCATCAGGAAAGATTAAATTTGCTATTCATACCTGGGAAACATTAACAGCATCTGTACAAGGATTTACAGAATATTTTCAGTTAAAAACAGTTAATTCTTTTTGTGTATTACCACTATATCATGTTAGTGGTTTAATGCAATTTATGCGAAGTTTTACCACAGGTGGTAAATTGGTTATTACTCCATTTAAAGAAGTTGAATTTTCGCAAATACCGAATATTAACCCAGCAGAATTTTTTATATCATTAGTTCCTACTCAATTACAACGTCTGCTGCAAAATCCCCAATTAACCCAGTGGCTAACTCAATATCATACAGTACTTTTAGGAGGTGCGCCAGCATGGGGTGAACTCTTAGAAAAAGCAAAGTTTCATCATATTAGATTAGCGCCTACCTATGGAATGACAGAAACAGCTTCTCAAATTGCCACACTTAAACCTGATGAATTTTTGAATGGTAAAACTAACAGTGGGAAAATTCTCCCCCATGCTAAAATAACAATTTCTAATCAAACAGGAAATATCAATATTCAAGCTAAATCTTTAGCTTTAGGTTACTATCCAGAACTTTGGAAAAATACAGATAATTTTGCAGTAGATGATATTGGTTTTTTAGATTCTCAAGGCTATTTACATATTATCGGACGTAGTAGCGATAAAATAATTACAGGTGGCGAAAACATTTACCCAGCAGAAATTGAATCAGCGATTAGAAAAACCAATATGGTTATTGATGTTTGTGTAATTGGTATACCTGATAAACATTGGGGACAAGTATTAACAGCTATTTATATTCCTAAAAACCCGAATACCTCTATTTTAGAAATTCAAACTCAACTCAAAAATCAACTTGGTAAATTCAAAATTCCTAAACATTGGATTTCCCTACCAAACTTACCCAGAAATGGACAAGGAAAAATTAACTGTCAACAACTCCAAAAAATTGCCGAGGATTTTCTGGCAAATAATAATTTGGCTTTACCTAGTTTGTAG
- a CDS encoding o-succinylbenzoate synthase encodes MNYQFSFRPIRQKFTRPIVTSHGIWEIRESMIIRLIDVKGTVSWGEISPISWFGSETIKQALDFCSQLPTEITREIIFSIPNNLPACQFGFESALEKLEKNNELTSIDNLTYSGLLPAGKAALDQWQGLWKQGYKTFKWKIGVDKIATELNVFNSLIQNLPNSLKLRLDANGGLSYEEAKLWLKTCENLQTKIEFIEQPLPINQFREMLELSNLYSTQIALDESVATLQQLEDCYKQSWRSIYVIKPGIIGSPSQLRKFCQEYEIDLVFSSVLETEIGRQAALQLAAELSKNNRAVGFGINHFFTQQPENWLQSLWNNL; translated from the coding sequence ATGAATTATCAATTTTCTTTCCGTCCCATTCGTCAAAAATTCACTCGTCCTATAGTTACTAGTCATGGGATTTGGGAAATACGCGAAAGCATGATTATCCGTCTTATTGATGTTAAAGGTACAGTTAGTTGGGGGGAAATTTCCCCTATTAGTTGGTTTGGTTCTGAAACCATAAAACAAGCTTTAGATTTTTGTAGCCAACTACCAACAGAAATTACACGAGAAATAATTTTTTCTATTCCCAATAACTTACCAGCTTGTCAATTTGGTTTTGAATCAGCACTAGAAAAATTAGAAAAAAATAATGAATTGACATCTATCGACAATCTCACCTATAGCGGCTTATTGCCAGCAGGAAAAGCAGCTTTAGATCAATGGCAAGGTTTATGGAAACAGGGATATAAAACATTTAAATGGAAAATTGGCGTTGATAAAATAGCTACAGAATTAAATGTTTTTAATTCACTAATTCAAAACTTACCCAATTCATTAAAACTGCGTTTGGATGCAAATGGTGGACTCAGCTATGAAGAAGCTAAATTATGGTTAAAAACTTGCGAAAACCTGCAAACTAAAATTGAATTTATAGAACAACCATTACCTATAAATCAATTTAGAGAAATGTTAGAATTAAGTAATTTATATTCTACTCAAATCGCTTTAGATGAATCCGTAGCTACCTTACAACAGTTAGAAGATTGTTATAAACAAAGTTGGCGAAGTATTTATGTGATTAAACCAGGTATAATTGGTTCACCATCACAGTTAAGAAAATTCTGCCAAGAATATGAAATTGATCTAGTTTTTTCATCAGTCTTGGAAACTGAAATTGGTAGACAAGCTGCACTGCAATTAGCAGCAGAATTATCTAAAAATAATCGCGCAGTAGGTTTTGGAATCAACCACTTTTTTACACAACAACCAGAAAACTGGCTTCAAAGTCTGTGGAACAACCTTTAG
- the menA gene encoding 2-carboxy-1,4-naphthoquinone phytyltransferase yields MTQNQISIPKNKLWLAAIKPPMYSVAIMPIWVGSAVAFAETKVFNGVIFAVFMTAAILILAWENISNDVFDAETGIDQNKHHSLVNLTGDKQLMFWLGNLCLGSGLLGIIAIALLQQDPAVIAIILLCCALGYMYQGPPFRLGYQGLGEILCFFAFGPLGMTAAYYSQTQTWSITNLAASVIVGIVTSLVLFCSHFHQVKDDIAAGKKSPIVRLGTETGAKVLVWFTASIYPFTMLFVILNIFPIWTLLSFLSLPYAYKLCRHVLENHNQPDKVNNCKFIAVKVHFLSCLFLGIGFVIG; encoded by the coding sequence CTCAAAATCAAATTTCAATTCCCAAAAATAAATTATGGCTGGCGGCAATTAAACCACCAATGTATAGTGTTGCTATTATGCCTATATGGGTGGGTTCTGCGGTAGCTTTTGCAGAAACTAAAGTTTTTAATGGAGTAATATTTGCGGTTTTTATGACTGCGGCAATTTTAATTTTGGCTTGGGAAAATATCAGTAATGATGTTTTTGATGCAGAAACAGGGATTGATCAAAATAAACATCACTCGCTGGTAAATTTGACTGGTGACAAGCAATTAATGTTTTGGTTAGGAAATTTGTGTTTGGGTTCGGGTTTGTTGGGGATAATTGCGATCGCACTCTTACAACAAGACCCGGCTGTAATTGCTATCATTCTGCTATGCTGTGCTTTGGGTTATATGTACCAAGGCCCTCCCTTTCGTCTAGGATACCAGGGTTTAGGTGAAATTCTCTGCTTTTTCGCCTTTGGCCCCCTGGGAATGACAGCAGCATACTACAGCCAAACTCAAACTTGGTCTATCACCAATTTAGCAGCTTCCGTGATTGTCGGCATTGTCACCAGCTTAGTTCTATTTTGTTCACACTTTCACCAAGTTAAGGATGACATAGCCGCCGGAAAAAAATCTCCTATTGTACGCTTAGGCACAGAAACAGGTGCAAAAGTATTAGTTTGGTTCACTGCTAGTATTTATCCCTTTACTATGCTGTTTGTGATCTTGAATATTTTCCCTATTTGGACATTACTAAGTTTCTTAAGTTTACCCTACGCCTACAAATTATGTCGTCACGTCTTAGAAAATCACAACCAACCTGATAAAGTCAATAATTGTAAATTTATCGCTGTTAAAGTTCATTTTCTAAGTTGCTTGTTTTTGGGTATAGGATTTGTAATTGGTTAA